Proteins encoded within one genomic window of uncultured Desulfobacter sp.:
- a CDS encoding methyltransferase domain-containing protein, producing the protein MNVKDTAAIEFSLNWDSGDAHHTDTTYLPAIDFWRDFFPQKLEQAIKQMKAGENCRVDFSAGELVPGFFSRKIIEFHQNGFDSSQSPFPVSAEVGRFYPSGYAHKALNCFPQNVTPFRIIAMENEMITADSNHPLAQYPISVHARMLSRKIAGAERGGTCQDISEVITKDGPGMQRLCQNAYNISLGQSPLPRENNQPDSDFYSYPRMVPHLDSCAREHIRERYGKLLKPGNRILDLMSSWDSHLPDTLSDCHVKGLGMNAEELDANAKLDTRLVQDLNQTPKLPMDDNSFDAVICTASIEYLTRPVAVLQEVRRVLSPNGIFIISFSDRWFPGKQIAVWGQMHPFERLGLVLKMCMNAELSNLHTETIRGYPRPWDDPHIRERYTSDPVFAVWGNA; encoded by the coding sequence ATGAACGTTAAAGATACAGCAGCCATTGAGTTTTCCCTGAACTGGGACAGTGGTGATGCACATCATACAGATACTACCTATCTGCCGGCAATTGATTTCTGGCGGGATTTTTTTCCACAAAAACTTGAACAAGCGATTAAACAAATGAAAGCCGGGGAGAATTGCCGGGTGGATTTTTCTGCCGGTGAACTGGTGCCGGGGTTTTTTTCCCGGAAAATCATTGAGTTCCACCAAAATGGGTTTGACAGCTCCCAGTCACCGTTTCCGGTGTCGGCAGAAGTCGGGCGCTTTTATCCAAGCGGCTATGCGCATAAAGCCCTGAACTGTTTCCCACAGAACGTCACCCCCTTTCGCATTATTGCCATGGAAAATGAAATGATTACCGCCGACAGCAATCATCCCCTGGCGCAATACCCCATCAGCGTTCATGCCCGGATGTTGTCACGAAAAATTGCCGGTGCCGAGCGGGGTGGGACCTGCCAGGATATTTCCGAGGTCATCACCAAAGACGGTCCGGGAATGCAGCGCCTCTGCCAAAACGCATATAACATCAGCCTTGGTCAATCGCCCCTGCCGAGGGAAAACAACCAGCCTGACAGCGATTTTTACAGCTATCCAAGGATGGTACCGCATCTGGACAGCTGTGCCCGGGAACACATTCGTGAACGATACGGCAAGCTTTTAAAGCCCGGCAACCGGATACTGGACCTGATGTCCAGCTGGGATTCTCATTTACCGGATACCTTGTCAGATTGCCACGTCAAAGGGCTTGGCATGAATGCCGAGGAGCTGGATGCAAACGCTAAACTTGACACCCGGCTTGTTCAGGATCTCAATCAAACACCCAAACTGCCCATGGATGACAACAGTTTTGATGCCGTGATCTGCACTGCCTCCATCGAGTACCTCACACGGCCGGTGGCGGTATTGCAGGAGGTAAGGCGGGTTTTATCCCCGAACGGGATTTTCATCATATCCTTTTCCGACCGCTGGTTTCCCGGTAAACAGATTGCTGTCTGGGGTCAGATGCATCCGTTTGAGCGGTTGGGTCTGGTCTTGAAAATGTGCATGAATGCTGAACTAAGCAATCTGCATACAGAAACCATTCGGGGATATCCTCGACCCTGGGATGATCCGCATATTCGTGAGCGCTACACCTCGGATCCTGTATTTGCTGTGTGGGGTAACGCCTGA
- the phrB gene encoding deoxyribodipyrimidine photo-lyase codes for MQLVWFRRDLRIQDNTALHGAVSFARAHNEAVVAIFTATPDQWAGHDMAPIQADLIYRRLFALQTDLQALNIDLLYTEAKDYDAAARCVAATADRLQVDTLWFNCEYPLNENRRDKLVETLMSIQGGKTQACHDTCLCPPGTVLNRQGTYYKVFTPFARACSEHLQCLVPSLMPLQPVTKAELPSDIQSQILSLEQPFSYPRVSSRAYHVSTKAIQKKLTDFCTGPMNVYDQERDFPAVAGTSGLSPYLAIGAVSSRMCLAGVISAEQSRGGTTWKNELLWRDFYHHLMFFIQDLSRQACFHAWGDRLLWDDNPELLAAWQAGKTGYPIVDAAMRQLNQTGWMHNRLRMIVASFLTKDLHIDWRHGQAYFMRHLVDGDFPANNGGWQWSASTGCDAQPYFRIFNPVSQGKKFDPGGRFVRAWIPELEAVPDRYVHCPWTWKGSTQSAYPPHIVDHAKARLIALQRYSQKK; via the coding sequence ATGCAGTTGGTTTGGTTCAGGCGGGATTTGCGAATCCAGGACAATACGGCCCTGCATGGTGCGGTCAGCTTTGCCCGGGCACATAATGAGGCGGTGGTCGCGATATTTACGGCCACCCCGGATCAATGGGCAGGGCACGATATGGCCCCAATCCAGGCCGATCTTATTTATAGACGGCTTTTTGCCCTTCAAACAGATCTGCAGGCACTGAACATTGATCTTTTGTACACAGAGGCAAAAGATTATGATGCGGCAGCAAGATGCGTGGCCGCTACGGCTGATCGTCTACAGGTAGACACGCTGTGGTTTAATTGCGAATACCCGCTCAACGAAAACCGCCGTGATAAGCTGGTCGAAACATTGATGTCCATACAGGGCGGCAAGACCCAGGCCTGCCATGATACCTGCCTGTGTCCCCCAGGCACGGTTCTTAATCGTCAAGGAACGTATTACAAAGTGTTTACGCCCTTTGCCCGAGCCTGCAGTGAGCACCTGCAATGTCTTGTGCCGTCTTTGATGCCGCTGCAGCCCGTGACTAAAGCTGAACTGCCTTCGGATATTCAAAGTCAAATCCTTTCACTGGAACAGCCCTTCAGCTATCCCAGAGTGTCCAGCAGGGCATATCATGTGAGCACAAAAGCCATCCAAAAAAAATTAACGGATTTTTGTACAGGCCCCATGAACGTCTATGACCAGGAGCGGGACTTTCCGGCTGTTGCCGGAACCAGCGGTCTTTCTCCCTATCTTGCCATTGGGGCAGTGTCGTCACGCATGTGTCTTGCCGGCGTGATTTCCGCAGAACAGAGCCGGGGCGGTACCACATGGAAAAATGAACTGTTATGGCGGGATTTTTATCATCACCTGATGTTTTTTATCCAGGACCTTAGTCGGCAGGCTTGTTTTCATGCCTGGGGCGACAGGCTTTTATGGGACGACAATCCGGAACTGCTTGCAGCCTGGCAGGCTGGTAAAACTGGATACCCCATCGTTGATGCGGCCATGCGTCAGCTTAACCAGACCGGCTGGATGCACAACAGGCTGCGCATGATTGTGGCAAGTTTTTTGACCAAGGATCTTCACATTGACTGGCGCCATGGCCAGGCCTATTTCATGCGCCATCTGGTGGATGGCGATTTCCCCGCCAATAACGGTGGCTGGCAGTGGTCTGCATCCACCGGCTGTGATGCCCAGCCCTATTTTCGTATCTTCAATCCTGTCAGCCAGGGGAAAAAATTTGATCCCGGCGGGCGGTTTGTCCGGGCCTGGATTCCTGAGCTGGAGGCGGTGCCGGACCGTTATGTCCATTGTCCGTGGACATGGAAGGGCAGCACACAGAGCGCATACCCGCCTCACATCGTGGATCATGCCAAAGCGCGCCTTATTGCCCTTCAACGTTATTCACAAAAAAAGTAA
- a CDS encoding MerR family transcriptional regulator, whose protein sequence is MDADNQNLNKQRACRDKPKNIVTGLDGQTGSGVIIRKAAELTGVKPVTLRAWERRYHLITPERNAKGHRLYSPAQIETIREICRWLERGVSIGKVKGLLSGSGKETAPGQSNEPLAAADDLLQALADLNSRRAENIVNRICREYPPNIAVRQCFLPVIDALGQWKRQQGSVAAALLQFLLISRLSAMIRSENKSASIPCLAISLDPPGSLAAWLWLVSMAGQGLQITLLDGVEHISGLVDHARLQTYEHLAVFANRVPTKKQQQDIIKLSRLFDADHFHASTVIKTLCGAELKK, encoded by the coding sequence ATGGACGCTGATAATCAAAATTTAAACAAACAAAGGGCCTGCCGGGACAAGCCGAAGAATATTGTGACCGGTCTGGATGGGCAGACCGGTAGCGGTGTTATTATTCGCAAAGCTGCAGAGCTCACCGGTGTTAAACCCGTGACCCTGCGTGCCTGGGAACGAAGATACCACTTGATTACACCGGAGCGAAACGCCAAAGGGCATCGCCTGTACAGTCCGGCTCAGATTGAGACCATCCGGGAAATATGCCGCTGGCTGGAGCGCGGGGTCTCCATCGGAAAAGTCAAAGGTCTGCTTTCGGGTTCCGGAAAAGAGACGGCCCCTGGGCAGTCGAATGAACCCCTTGCAGCCGCAGATGATCTGCTGCAGGCGCTGGCCGACTTAAACAGCAGGCGGGCTGAAAATATTGTCAATCGCATATGCCGGGAGTACCCGCCAAATATCGCTGTACGTCAATGCTTTTTGCCTGTCATTGACGCATTGGGGCAGTGGAAACGCCAACAGGGTTCTGTGGCCGCGGCATTGCTGCAGTTCCTACTAATCAGCCGTCTGAGTGCAATGATCCGATCTGAAAATAAGTCCGCCTCGATACCGTGTCTTGCCATCAGCCTGGATCCTCCCGGCAGCCTTGCCGCCTGGCTTTGGCTGGTTTCCATGGCCGGCCAGGGGCTGCAGATTACCCTGCTGGACGGCGTTGAACATATTTCAGGCCTTGTTGATCATGCGCGTCTTCAGACGTATGAACATCTGGCCGTATTTGCCAACCGGGTGCCCACAAAAAAGCAGCAGCAGGATATCATTAAACTTAGCCGGCTGTTTGATGCCGACCATTTTCACGCATCCACGGTCATTAAAACCCTGTGTGGTGCTGAACTTAAAAAATAA